One window of the Manihot esculenta cultivar AM560-2 chromosome 14, M.esculenta_v8, whole genome shotgun sequence genome contains the following:
- the LOC110630701 gene encoding uncharacterized protein LOC110630701 — MGFWSAENATNAYLKTVRMGKKAKEPDVAEFISALAAGRNAQLMVVSCDGSAISTVQALVAAAHQTGGRVICILRDHKELQISRQVLGLDACHIEFVIGEAQNLLQSKYSEADFVLIDCNLENHEGILGAVQARGKRNGAVVVGYNALTKGSWWSSGSKTQLLPIGEGLLVTRIAASAKIGKRSSHWIVKVDKCTGEEHVFRVRFPHGKQIEA, encoded by the exons ATGGGCTTCTGGTCTGCTGAGAATGCTACAAATGCCTACCTCAAAACCGTGAGAATG GGCAAAAAGGCAAAAGAGCCAGATGTAGCTGAGTTCATCTCAGCATTAGCAGCAGGAAGGAACGCACAACTAATGGTTGTGTCATGTGACGGTTCCGCCATTTCCACCGTGCAAGCACTAGTGGCTGCAGCTCACCAAACTGGTGGTCGCGTGATTTGCATCCTCCGTGATCACAAAGAATTGCAAATATCCAGACAAGTCCTAGGCTTGGATGCCTGTCACATTGAGTTTGTTATCggagaagctcaaaatcttTTACAAAGCAAATATAGTGAAGCAGACTTTGTGCTTATTGATTGTAACCTGGAGAACCATGAAGGGATTCTTGGAGCAGTTCAAGCTAGAGGGAAGCGAAATGGTGCAGTTGTTGTGGGGTACAATGCATTGACCAAAGGATCGTGGTGGTCCAGTGGGTCAAAAACCCAACTGCTGCCCATAGGAGAAGGATTATTAGTAACAAGAATAGCTGCAAGTGCCAAGATTGGAAAGAGGAGCAGTCACTGGATTGTTAAGGTAGATAAATGCACAGGAGAAGAGCACGTCTTCAGAGTCAGATTCCCTCATGGGAAACAAATTGAAGCTTGA
- the LOC110631081 gene encoding probable leucine-rich repeat receptor-like protein kinase At5g63930, which yields MSLAVFLFGLFIFMMNGTGVSANSELRALMDMKAALDPEDMYLSSWTMNGDPCDGSFEGVACNDKGQVANISLQGKALHGKLSPAISGLKHLTGLYLHYNSLYGELPKEIANLTVLSDLYLNMNNLSGVIPPEIGNMENLQVLQLCYNQFTGSIPPQLGSLKKLNVLALQSNQLSGAIPASLGDLSVLMRLALSFNRLFGSIPTKLADAPLLEALDVRNNSLSGNVPLALKRLNEGFLYQNNLGLCGAGFMNLTACNVSDLLNRSRPEPFGPGSTALPTREIPETANLRLPCNQTHCSNSSRSHHASVVVGAVITTIALSAIGILTFTYYRHRKQKLGNSFEISDNRLSTDQGKGVYRKSGSPLISLEYNGWDPLADGRNFSRHEQDVFQSFRFNLDEVETATQYFSDVNFLSKSDFSTTYKGILRDGSVVAIKSISKSICKSEEAEFVKGLNILTLLRHKNLVRLRGFCCSRGRGECFLVYDFVPNGNLLQYLDVKDGDAHVLEWSTRVSIVKGIAKGIAYLHGYKVNKPALIHQNITAESVLVDQRCNPLLADSGLQNLLTNDVVFSALKASAAMGYLAPEYATTGRFTDKSDVYAFGVIVFQVLTGKREVSNLVRLGAESCKFQDYIDPNLHGRFFEYEAAKLARIAWLCTHESPIERPSMEAVVQELGNCSSCL from the exons ATGAGTCTTGCTGTTTTTCTCTTCGGTCTTTTTATTTTCATGATGAATGGAACTGGGGTCAGTGCAAACTCTGAGTTAAGAGCTCTCATGGACATGAAAGCTGCCTTGGACCCAGAGGACATGTACCTCTCTTCTTGGACTATGAATGGGGATCCATGTGATGGTTCCTTTGAGGGTGTAGCCTGTAACGATAAGGGTCAAGTGGCTAATATTTCCTTGCAAGGAAAGGCTCTCCATGGAAAGCTATCTCCTGCTATTTCTGGGTTAAAGCACTTGACAGGCCTTTACTTGCATTATAACTCTCTATATGGGGAGTTGCCCAAGGAAATAGCGAACTTGACAGTTCTAAGTGACCTGTATTTGAATATGAATAATCTCTCCGGCGTAATACCTCCGGAGATCGGAAACATGGAGAATTTGCAAG TTCTGCAGCTTTGTTATAACCAGTTCACCGGAAGCATACCTCCCCAGCTCGGGTCTTTGAAGAAGCTTAATGTTCTTGCTCTGCAATCCAATCAACTATCTGGTGCAATCCCAGCGAGTTTAGGTGATTTGAGCGTGTTAATGAGACTAGCCTTAAGCTTCAATCGCTTATTTGGCTCAATTCCCACCAAACTAGCCGATGCTCCTCTGCTTGAAGCTCTGGATGTTCGGAACAACTCTCTCTCTGGCAATGTACCTCTGG CTCTCAAGAGACTGAATGAAGGGTTTTTGTATCAAAACAACTTGGGATTATGTGGGGCTGGTTTTATGAATTTGACCGCTTGCAATGTGTCGGATCTTCTTAATCGAAGCAGACCTGAACCCTTTGGACCAGGTTCCACTGCTTTGCCAACAAGGGAGATTCCTGAAACAGCAAATTTGCGGTTGCCTTGTAACCAAACGCACTGCTCAAATTCATCGAGATCCCATCATGCTTCAGTTGTTGTTGGTGCAGTGATCACAACTATTGCTTTGTCTGCTATAGGAATCCTTACATTTACTTACTATCGTCACCGGAAACAGAAGCTTGGTAACTCATTTGAAATTTCTGATAATCGTCTAAGTACAGATCAGGGCAAAGGTGTTTACAGGAAGAGTGGCTCTCCTCTAATCAGTCTCGAGTATAATGGATGGGACCCTTTAGCTGATGGTAGGAATTTCAGCAGACATGAGCAAGATGTTTTCCAGAGCTTCAGGTTTAACTTGGATGAGGTGGAGACTGCCACACAGTACTTCTCAGATGTAAATTTTTTGAGTAAGAGTGACTTTTCTACAACATACAAGGGTATTTTGAGGGATGGCTCTGTTGTTGCTATCAAGAGCATTAGTAAAAGTATCTGCAAGTCGGAAGAAGCTGAATTCGTGAAGGGATTGAATATTTTGACATTGCTGAGGCATAAGAATTTAGTGAGGCTTAGAGGATTCTGTTGTTCAAGGGGCCGAGGGGAGTGCTTTCTTGTTTACGATTTTGTTCCCAATGGTAATTTGCTGCAGTACCTTGATGTGAAAGATGGTGATGCCCATGTTCTCGAATGGTCCACCAGAGTTTCTATTGTGAAGGGGATTGCCAAAG GTATAGCCTATTTGCATGGATACAAAGTGAACAAACCTGCTTTGATTCACCAAAACATTACAGCTGAAAGTGTGCTTGTAGACCAGCGATGCAATCCATTGCTCGCAGACTCTGGCTTACAGAACCTTCTTACAAATGATGTGGTATTCTCAGCACTCAAGGCCAGTGCAGCAATGGGTTACCTAGCTCCTGAGTATGCAACAACTGGCCGATTCACAGACAAAAGTGATGTTTATGCATTTGGCGTGATTGTTTTCCAAGTTCTCACAGGAAAGCGAGAAGTTTCTAACTTAGTGCGTCTAGGAGCTGAGTCCTGCAAATTTCAAGATTACATTGACCCCAATCTTCATGGGAGGTTCTTCGAATATGAAGCAGCTAAGCTTGCAAGGATTGCTTGGCTTTGCACTCATGAGTCTCCTATTGAACGACCATCAATGGAAGCTGTTGTTCAAGAGCTGGGTAACTGTAGTAGCTGTCTCTAG